The following coding sequences lie in one Labrus bergylta chromosome 5, fLabBer1.1, whole genome shotgun sequence genomic window:
- the olfml3b gene encoding olfactomedin-like protein 3A yields the protein MRGLVVLVTLACLASAQHQALIDYLERRLLAIEDRISLWHEQTTRYASELRELKQQMVSQLETLDKEKETLRMNLDSVGTRVDRVEREMDYLETQNGAQPCVDVDDKLIEQEVTLVKEKQRAKYSKLSDCSDMISSIKAMKILKRAGGPKGTWTKDTNRGSGKIYVFNGTDEDTIHEFASVQDFTRSQGLSLSQNLKLPSAWRGTGHVVFNNHAYYIKQEEEMMVVKYNIKNGSVTDSAVFPVQDHMPVYGLTPETVMDLAVDEEGLWAIYSTRQNDKHISLAKMDANSLDIEQMWDTNCPRENAEAAFVICGTLYVVYNTKQPGRSRVQCVFDVNDMVTNEEAPLVYFPKRYGAHSSLKYNPQEQLLYAWDDGYQILYKLIMKKKLEI from the exons ATGAGAGGACTTGTTGTCTTGGTTACTCTGGCCTGTCTTGCCAGCGCACAGCACCAGGCACTGATTGACTATTTGGAGCGGAGGCTGCTTGCTATAGAG GACCGGATCTCACTGTGGCATGAGCAGACCACTCGGTACGCCTCGGAGCTGCGGGAGCTGAAGCAACAGATGGTCTCCCAGCTGGAGACCCtggacaaagagaaagagacactgAGGATGAATCTGGACAGTGTGGGGACCCGGGTGGACCGAGTTGAGCGTGAGATGGACTACCTCGAGACCCAGAACGGAGCTCAGCCGTGTGTGGACGTGGACGACAAGCTGATTGAACAGGAGGTGACGCTTGTAAAGGAAAAACAGAGGGCCAAGTATTCAAAACTATCAG ACTGCAGTGACATGATCTCCAGCATTAAAGCCATGAAGATCTTGAAGCGAGCAGGGGGGCCGAAGGGCACGTGGACCAAAGACACCAACAGAGGCTCAGGGAAAATCTACGTTTTTAATGGGACAGATGAAGACACCATCCATGAGTTCGCATCTGTGCAGGACTTCACCCGCTCGCAGGGCTTGTCTCTTTCCCAGAACCTGAAGCTGCCATCTGCCTGGAGGGGAACGGGACACGTCGTCTTCAACAATCATGCCTATTAcataaaacaggaagaggagatgatggtggtgaagtATAACATTAAAAACGGCTCTGTGACAGACAGCGCAGTGTTCCCGGTGCAGGACCATATGCCTGTTTACGGCCTGACTCCTGAGACAGTGATGGACCTGGCTGTGGACGAGGAAGGCCTGTGGGCCATTTACTCCACACGACAGAATGATAAGCACATCTCTCTGGCAAAAATGGACGCCAACTCTCTGGACATCGAACAAATGTGGGACACAAACTGTCCTAGAGAAAACGCAGAGGCGGCTTTCGTCATCTGTGGCACTTTGTATGTAGTGTACAACACCAAGCAGCCTGGTCGCTCTCGTGTCcaatgtgtgtttgatgtcaACGACATGGTGACCAATGAAGAAGCACCGCTGGTTTACTTTCCAAAGCGTTATGGAGCCCACTCAAGTCTGAAGTACAACCCGCAGGAGCAGCTGCTCTACGCCTGGGACGATGGCTACCAGATCCTGTACAAACTTATCATGAAGAAGAAACTAGAAATCTGA